A stretch of the Neofelis nebulosa isolate mNeoNeb1 chromosome 1, mNeoNeb1.pri, whole genome shotgun sequence genome encodes the following:
- the CCDC70 gene encoding coiled-coil domain-containing protein 70 has product MTAWPLRATEDCPVGKQLSRFDQLTWTWPTVLSSIMATPPFWLTKKMFPFKVSKWMGLACFRSMVGSSPNIRQKKLICKLQEDKAFREEMKIFLEKIEDFREKMWNFRGKIHAFRGQILGFWEEERPFWEVEKTFWKEEKAFWEMEKSFWEEEKTFWKKYRTFWKEDKAFWKEDNALWERDRNLFQEDKALWEEEKALWVEERALLEEEKSLWEDKKSLWEEENALWEEEKAFWVEGGGHIAEEQIPEDRQHNINGGPQSLALFRGRA; this is encoded by the coding sequence GGTTTGACCAGCTGACCTGGACTTGGCCAACAGTCCTGTCCTCCATCATGGCCACCCCACCATTCTGGCTAACTAAGAAGATGTTTCCCTTCAAAGTGAGCAAATGGATGGGGCTTGCTTGCTTTCGGTCAATGGTGGGATCCTCACCCAACATACGCCAGAAGAAACTAATCTGCAAGTTGCAGGAAGATAAGGCTTTCCGGGAAGAGATGAAAATTTTTCTTGAGAAAATAGAAGACTTCAGAGAAAAGATGTGGAATTTCCGAGGCAAGATCCATGCTTTCCGGGGTCAGATCTTGGGCTTTTGGGAAGAGGAGAGACCTTTCTGGGAAGTAGAGAAGACCttctggaaagaggaaaaagccttctgggaaatggaaaaatctttctgggaagaagaaaaaacctTTTGGAAAAAGTACCGTACCTTTTGGAAGGAGGATAAGGCCTTTTGGAAAGAGGACAATGCCTTATGGGAAAGAGACCGGAACCTTTTTCAGGAGGACAAGGCCctgtgggaggaagagaaagccCTGTGGGTGGAGGAAAGAGCTCTTCTTGAGGAGGAAAAGTCCCTGTGGGAGGATAAAAAGTCCCTCTGGGAGGAAGAGAATGCCctctgggaagaggagaaagcaTTCTGGGTAGAAGGTGGTGGCCATATTGCTGAGGAGCAGATACCTGAAGACAGGCAGCACAACATCAATGGAGGGCCCCAATCACTGGCCCTCTTCCGAGGCAGAGCGTGA